In Polynucleobacter ibericus, a genomic segment contains:
- a CDS encoding BPSS1780 family membrane protein, with protein sequence MKLNSAAPKEGYTWIRQGIWLFKQNPLGFLMLVFMYVFAAQLAVMIPVIGVFAVLVLTPTLSVGFMTACRQAIQKERIRPIVYLIALQSGLSIRKRILQLGLVYAGMILLLSFILSLLVDFELLLPLMTSDKPITPEALRQVYLVLFFGAMLYVPVAMLMWFSPVLVAWADMSVAQALFSSCLACWTNKAAFFLYLSIWSAILIAIPLMVGMLFDAINLGQAASFVIAPISMAGLTVMHCSFYATWKACFAEDEVALPV encoded by the coding sequence ATGAAACTGAATTCCGCAGCACCCAAAGAAGGCTACACCTGGATTAGACAGGGTATTTGGCTCTTTAAACAGAATCCTTTGGGCTTCTTGATGTTGGTTTTTATGTATGTCTTTGCAGCACAACTAGCGGTCATGATTCCGGTGATTGGTGTTTTTGCCGTGCTAGTTCTTACGCCAACCCTTTCTGTTGGCTTTATGACAGCCTGTCGCCAGGCCATTCAAAAAGAACGAATTAGGCCAATTGTGTATTTGATTGCACTCCAATCAGGCCTAAGTATTCGCAAAAGAATTTTGCAATTAGGCTTGGTTTATGCCGGCATGATTTTGTTGCTGAGTTTTATCCTCAGCCTCTTAGTTGATTTTGAATTACTACTCCCATTAATGACTAGTGATAAACCCATTACACCCGAAGCATTGCGCCAGGTTTACCTAGTACTTTTCTTTGGAGCAATGCTCTACGTACCTGTAGCGATGTTGATGTGGTTCTCACCAGTATTGGTAGCGTGGGCAGATATGTCAGTTGCTCAGGCCCTTTTTTCCAGCTGCTTAGCGTGCTGGACTAATAAGGCAGCATTCTTTTTATATCTCTCCATTTGGAGCGCCATTTTGATTGCTATTCCGTTAATGGTAGGAATGCTTTTTGATGCCATCAACTTAGGTCAAGCAGCCTCATTCGTAATTGCCCCTATCTCCATGGCCGGCCTCACAGTAATGCACTGCTCTTTCTATGCGACCTGGAAGGCTTGCTTTGCAGAAGATGAGGTAGCTTTGCCTGTTTAA
- a CDS encoding homoserine kinase yields MAVFTPIDLADISNWISQDFDIGQASDIRGIHGGIENSNFFLDTLKDGKKQQYVLTIFERLSAEQLPFYLELMRHLANKGVPVPKPIENKQGKILFTLKGKPAAIVTKLPGLSRLEPEANHCALVGEMLAKMHLAGKDFPKAQENLRSLAWWQKTIPQVLSYLNTSQKELLMHELKTQEEFFFSGKYDGLPQGASHCDLFRDNVLFDPKGSDASHDQLGGFFDFYFAGTDKWLFDIAVTANDWCLAENKQDLDPVRLESFLKAYQAVRPFTKEEQASWPLMLRAAALRFWVSRLWDFYLPRDAQMLTPHDPTHFERILLSRRSL; encoded by the coding sequence ATGGCTGTATTTACTCCGATCGATCTTGCAGATATTTCCAATTGGATTTCTCAAGATTTTGATATTGGCCAAGCCAGTGACATTCGTGGCATTCATGGTGGCATTGAGAACTCTAACTTTTTCTTAGACACCCTAAAAGATGGCAAGAAGCAGCAATATGTTTTAACCATTTTTGAAAGATTGTCCGCAGAGCAGCTCCCTTTTTATTTAGAGCTTATGCGCCACTTGGCCAATAAGGGCGTACCCGTTCCCAAACCCATTGAGAATAAGCAAGGGAAAATCTTATTTACCCTCAAAGGCAAACCAGCAGCCATAGTTACCAAGCTGCCAGGCCTCTCCAGACTTGAGCCGGAGGCTAATCATTGCGCATTAGTTGGTGAGATGCTTGCCAAGATGCATTTGGCTGGAAAAGATTTTCCGAAAGCACAAGAAAATCTTCGAAGCCTTGCTTGGTGGCAAAAAACAATCCCTCAAGTACTTTCATACCTCAATACCTCGCAAAAAGAATTGCTGATGCATGAGCTAAAAACTCAGGAAGAATTCTTCTTCTCCGGCAAATACGATGGATTACCGCAAGGCGCTAGTCATTGCGATCTCTTCCGCGACAATGTCTTATTCGATCCAAAAGGATCAGATGCATCTCATGATCAATTGGGCGGCTTCTTTGACTTCTATTTTGCTGGCACTGATAAATGGTTATTTGATATTGCAGTAACCGCAAATGATTGGTGTCTTGCTGAAAATAAACAAGATTTAGATCCTGTGCGTTTAGAGTCATTCCTCAAAGCCTATCAAGCAGTTCGCCCCTTCACCAAAGAAGAGCAAGCAAGCTGGCCACTCATGTTACGAGCTGCCGCCTTACGCTTTTGGGTTTCTAGACTATGGGACTTCTATCTGCCAAGAGATGCCCAGATGTTGACCCCTCATGACCCTACACACTTTGAACGCATCCTTTTAAGCCGACGCTCACTATGA